Proteins co-encoded in one Symmachiella macrocystis genomic window:
- a CDS encoding SPFH domain-containing protein, protein MSEKRKFPQLSRSPWLRVVAFVAIMAIVGWSAFEWTVNRIYVEQGKLEIKNGKVTVIKPGQSLRLRYKGLLGSAQKAAPGQFAKKLDGGGWEVGVLEEMLGPGRHFYCPLWWDRTIVEDVVVNPGQVAIFTSKLGKELPDGDFLVDGELGETQYKGELRKVYGPGRYRVNDYAYSHRIVTGEEIKKSSNQDKHSGWVNIPTGYVGVVTNLTDNPITGAKAGIQEYTFPPGLYPVNPKEQEIDIIEIGLREKSIVVGKQRDQDGKLSVDESGEPIMASVPGGISFPSDDGFKIYMDFTAIWGLMPDQAPQAVSKFGNIEAVENKIVAPQIESICRNMGSQLGAVELLEGDSRQQFQLETSTAFRDALLKKNITLEYGLVRYIHIPQTVRVPIQQRYLADELKLTADQKQVTAQTEAELREAERQVELSAERVKAETAKLVAERIALGEKEAREIEAETLKRIAEIDKKTAELEAQATVLLGQANAEADQLLQEAKADKFGLAVAAFGSGDAYNKWVFATGLPDDIELNMLYAGEGTFWTDLKGFTATALGRQLQQSKKARPTTKPAVTRPAKR, encoded by the coding sequence ATGAGCGAAAAACGAAAATTCCCGCAACTTTCCCGCAGCCCTTGGCTACGAGTCGTGGCATTTGTGGCCATTATGGCCATCGTGGGCTGGTCCGCGTTTGAGTGGACTGTAAATCGCATTTACGTCGAGCAAGGAAAGCTTGAAATCAAAAACGGCAAGGTCACCGTGATCAAGCCGGGCCAAAGCCTGCGATTGCGCTACAAAGGCCTACTTGGCTCAGCCCAGAAAGCGGCACCGGGACAGTTTGCTAAAAAACTCGATGGGGGCGGATGGGAAGTCGGCGTGCTAGAAGAAATGCTGGGACCGGGGCGGCATTTCTATTGCCCGTTGTGGTGGGACCGCACAATTGTTGAAGATGTCGTCGTGAATCCGGGGCAAGTGGCCATTTTTACCAGCAAGCTAGGAAAGGAATTGCCGGACGGAGATTTTTTGGTTGATGGTGAACTAGGCGAGACCCAATATAAAGGTGAACTTCGAAAAGTTTACGGGCCGGGGCGATATCGCGTGAACGACTATGCCTATAGTCATCGCATTGTCACGGGTGAAGAAATCAAAAAAAGCAGCAATCAAGACAAGCATTCCGGCTGGGTGAATATTCCCACTGGGTATGTGGGTGTTGTCACGAATTTGACCGATAACCCGATCACCGGTGCCAAGGCGGGCATTCAAGAGTACACGTTCCCGCCAGGCCTGTATCCGGTTAACCCCAAAGAACAAGAGATTGACATCATCGAGATCGGTCTCCGGGAAAAAAGCATCGTCGTCGGAAAACAGCGGGACCAAGACGGAAAATTGAGCGTCGACGAGAGTGGCGAGCCGATCATGGCCTCTGTTCCCGGTGGCATCAGTTTCCCTTCGGACGATGGATTCAAAATCTATATGGACTTCACCGCAATTTGGGGATTGATGCCCGACCAAGCGCCGCAAGCGGTCAGTAAATTTGGCAACATCGAAGCGGTCGAAAACAAAATCGTCGCCCCGCAAATCGAAAGCATCTGCCGCAACATGGGTTCGCAGCTGGGAGCGGTCGAATTGCTGGAAGGGGATTCGCGGCAACAATTTCAATTGGAGACCTCCACAGCGTTTCGCGACGCATTACTCAAAAAGAACATCACGCTGGAATATGGTTTGGTCCGTTACATACACATTCCTCAAACCGTCCGCGTGCCGATTCAGCAACGGTACTTAGCGGACGAATTGAAGCTAACCGCCGACCAAAAACAAGTCACGGCACAAACCGAAGCGGAACTCCGCGAAGCAGAGCGGCAGGTTGAATTGAGCGCGGAGCGGGTCAAAGCTGAAACCGCCAAGTTGGTGGCTGAACGGATCGCGCTTGGTGAAAAAGAGGCTCGTGAAATCGAGGCGGAAACCTTGAAACGGATCGCCGAGATCGACAAGAAAACGGCGGAGTTGGAGGCACAAGCGACGGTCTTGCTAGGACAAGCCAACGCCGAAGCGGACCAATTACTTCAGGAAGCCAAGGCAGACAAATTTGGTTTGGCCGTCGCCGCTTTTGGTTCAGGAGACGCCTACAACAAATGGGTCTTCGCCACGGGATTGCCGGATGATATTGAACTCAACATGCTTTATGCCGGCGAAGGAACCTTCTGGACCGATTTGAAAGGCTTTACCGCCACAGCGTTGGGGCGGCAACTTCAGCAGTCGAAAAAAGCGAGACCGACGACCAAACCCGCTGTGACACGCCCGGCCAAACGTTAA
- a CDS encoding FAD-binding oxidoreductase, with amino-acid sequence MTKFLQAQSALTALLGDRLTLADGVRDVHGSDESWQPAVAPEAVAFPQSTDEVAEIAKICSGHGVPMIPYGIGSAVEGGIVATRGGLCIDLSGMHAIRAIHPEDLDAVVDAGVTHVALNERLEGSQLFFSVDPGAAATIGGMAATRASGSNAFRYGTMRENVLGLEVVLADGRVIYTSRRARKSAAGYDLTRMFVGSEGTLGIITGVTVRLHRVPEALSSAVCPFPDVAAAVKTVIQTIQAGIPLARMELLDETALRAVNAYSGLDYEPAPTLFLEFQGTEQGVVEQSQRVARIAAEQGGTDFQWATDAAQRNQLWQARHDAYYAIIESRPGSRSVTTDVCVPISRLAECIAETRRDLQECSLPCPMLGHVGDGNFHVLFLVDPNRPEELAEAEHFNSRMVQRALDMEGTCSGEHGIGLGKRDFLRQEHGAAWDVMRAIKATLDPQNVMNPGKVFAD; translated from the coding sequence ATGACGAAATTCTTACAAGCACAATCAGCATTGACGGCTTTGCTCGGCGATCGGCTGACGCTGGCCGATGGTGTCCGCGACGTCCATGGCAGTGACGAGTCTTGGCAGCCTGCTGTGGCGCCTGAGGCAGTTGCGTTTCCACAAAGCACGGACGAAGTAGCAGAAATCGCTAAAATCTGTTCCGGGCATGGGGTGCCGATGATTCCCTACGGCATCGGTTCTGCCGTCGAAGGAGGAATCGTGGCGACACGGGGTGGGCTGTGCATTGACCTAAGCGGGATGCATGCGATACGCGCGATTCATCCCGAAGACCTGGACGCAGTTGTCGATGCGGGTGTGACGCACGTTGCGTTGAATGAGCGACTGGAGGGCAGCCAGTTGTTCTTTTCAGTCGATCCAGGAGCCGCAGCTACAATCGGCGGCATGGCGGCCACGCGGGCGTCGGGATCCAATGCGTTTCGTTACGGCACGATGCGTGAAAACGTGCTGGGCCTGGAAGTCGTCTTAGCCGACGGACGGGTGATCTACACGTCGCGCCGCGCTCGTAAATCGGCGGCGGGATATGATCTCACGCGGATGTTTGTCGGTTCGGAAGGAACCTTGGGGATCATTACTGGCGTGACGGTCCGCCTGCATCGCGTTCCTGAGGCGTTGTCATCGGCCGTCTGCCCGTTCCCGGATGTTGCTGCGGCGGTGAAGACTGTGATCCAGACGATCCAAGCAGGAATCCCCTTGGCGCGGATGGAATTGCTGGACGAAACAGCGCTGCGTGCTGTAAATGCTTATTCCGGCCTCGACTACGAACCGGCGCCGACGTTGTTCCTTGAATTCCAAGGAACGGAGCAGGGCGTGGTCGAACAGTCCCAGCGGGTTGCACGGATTGCTGCGGAGCAGGGGGGGACAGACTTTCAATGGGCGACGGATGCGGCCCAACGCAATCAATTGTGGCAAGCGCGGCACGATGCGTATTACGCCATCATCGAATCGCGGCCGGGCAGCCGAAGTGTTACGACCGATGTCTGCGTTCCCATCTCGCGGTTGGCCGAATGCATTGCGGAAACACGGCGGGATTTACAGGAATGCTCGTTGCCCTGTCCGATGTTGGGACATGTAGGAGACGGAAATTTTCATGTGCTGTTTTTAGTCGATCCGAATCGCCCGGAGGAATTGGCCGAAGCGGAACATTTCAACAGCCGCATGGTCCAACGCGCGCTCGACATGGAAGGCACCTGCAGCGGCGAACATGGTATCGGTTTGGGCAAACGCGATTTTCTGCGACAAGAGCACGGTGCCGCCTGGGACGTGATGCGGGCGATTAAAGCGACACTTGATCCGCAGAATGTGATGAATCCGGGAAAGGTGTTTGCGGATTGA
- the rnr gene encoding ribonuclease R, which yields MPKIEQQILELLAKPEYKPVKAIPLAKLLKVTKKNLPAFREAMDDLVESGAVFATRNGLLRATPPHGFVTGVIKKAAGGFGFLIQHAETARFKEDIYIAPKNLGNALTGDEAIVKLLKGKGRDGDRVRGRVEQILQRATNAFVGTYFESGGRSYVQVDGTNFSDPIFVGDPGAKGAQPDDKIVFEMVRFPSHFRQGEGVITEVLGARGAPGVDTAAVIHEYGLPDAFPEEVLEEARIQAQQFDESELGDRLDLTGETIVTIDPKTARDFDDAISLSRSDDGHWHLGVHIADVSHFVQPGTRLDQEAQQRSTSVYLPDRVLPMIPEVISNSLASLQQGKVRFTKSAMIEFSPEGMPIHVELKNTAIKVVRRFAYQQVLPIIFHPEEHKSRAPARVRDLLARMYELAMLLRARRFARGALELSMPETKIVLGKDGEVIGAKSVEHDASHQIIEEFMLAANIAVADKLAEKGIGFLRRVHDAPDEAKLKSFGEFVTSLGFELKQYQSKSHVQNLLNAVRDQPLMRAVNYALLRSMKQAVYSPDELGHYALSEENYCHFTSPIRRYPDLTIHRIVDRLIKGDKRHEDALELVALGQHCSFNERRAEQAERELIKVKLLTYLTDHIGLEFDAVITGVQKFGFFCQGLELPAEGLVHISTLAEDFYDYEQESHRIVGRRSGQEYRLGGTVRVVVTHVDVDRRELNFRVLATTENSTATKNSSAKKKQTKKRQPPPKGTKSSSKKAGKQPRKKSNKKKAAASREKAKRKKKAKKQMAAPKKGAHKKRSPASGKVGKRRRNKRGGA from the coding sequence ATGCCGAAAATTGAACAACAGATACTCGAACTTCTGGCCAAACCCGAGTACAAGCCTGTCAAAGCGATTCCGCTGGCCAAACTCCTTAAAGTCACCAAGAAAAATCTGCCCGCGTTTCGGGAAGCGATGGACGACTTGGTGGAATCTGGGGCGGTTTTTGCCACCCGCAACGGACTGTTGCGAGCGACTCCTCCGCACGGCTTTGTGACGGGCGTGATTAAAAAGGCCGCCGGGGGATTTGGATTTCTGATCCAGCATGCCGAGACGGCGCGGTTCAAGGAAGACATCTACATCGCGCCCAAAAACCTGGGCAACGCGCTGACCGGTGACGAAGCGATTGTCAAATTGCTCAAAGGGAAGGGCCGGGACGGGGATCGTGTACGGGGACGCGTGGAACAGATTCTACAGCGGGCGACCAACGCGTTTGTAGGAACCTATTTTGAAAGCGGCGGCCGCAGCTACGTGCAGGTCGACGGCACGAACTTCAGCGATCCGATTTTTGTAGGGGATCCCGGCGCCAAGGGGGCGCAACCGGACGACAAAATCGTGTTTGAAATGGTCCGTTTTCCCAGCCATTTCCGCCAAGGGGAAGGGGTCATTACCGAGGTGCTAGGCGCGCGGGGAGCACCGGGCGTCGATACGGCAGCTGTCATTCACGAATATGGATTACCCGACGCTTTTCCCGAAGAGGTGTTGGAAGAGGCCCGGATTCAGGCTCAGCAATTCGATGAGTCCGAATTGGGAGATCGCCTGGATTTGACCGGCGAGACAATCGTGACCATCGATCCCAAGACCGCGCGGGATTTTGACGATGCAATTTCCCTCTCGCGGAGCGACGACGGACATTGGCATTTGGGCGTGCACATTGCCGATGTTTCTCACTTCGTTCAGCCTGGAACACGACTGGATCAAGAGGCACAACAGCGATCGACGAGCGTCTATCTGCCCGACCGCGTTTTACCGATGATCCCGGAAGTGATTTCCAATTCGCTGGCCAGTCTGCAACAGGGCAAGGTCCGCTTTACAAAGTCGGCGATGATCGAGTTTTCCCCTGAAGGGATGCCGATTCATGTCGAACTCAAGAATACCGCCATCAAAGTCGTGCGGCGATTTGCCTATCAGCAAGTCTTGCCGATAATTTTTCATCCCGAGGAGCACAAATCGCGAGCGCCGGCCCGAGTGCGGGATTTACTGGCGAGGATGTACGAACTGGCGATGCTGTTGCGAGCGCGACGCTTCGCTCGCGGGGCGCTGGAACTCTCGATGCCGGAAACGAAAATTGTGCTCGGCAAAGATGGCGAGGTCATTGGGGCCAAATCGGTCGAGCATGACGCGAGCCATCAAATCATAGAGGAATTTATGTTGGCGGCGAATATCGCCGTCGCTGATAAGTTGGCCGAAAAGGGGATCGGCTTCCTCCGCCGCGTGCACGATGCGCCGGACGAAGCCAAACTCAAATCATTCGGCGAATTTGTGACTTCGCTCGGATTTGAGCTGAAGCAATATCAAAGCAAGTCGCATGTTCAAAATTTGCTCAATGCCGTTCGTGACCAACCGCTGATGCGGGCGGTGAATTACGCGTTGCTCCGCAGCATGAAGCAGGCGGTCTACTCCCCAGACGAATTGGGGCACTATGCATTGTCCGAGGAGAATTATTGCCACTTTACCAGTCCGATTCGGCGTTACCCCGACTTAACGATCCACCGCATTGTGGACCGCCTGATCAAGGGAGACAAACGGCATGAGGACGCGTTGGAATTAGTGGCGTTGGGGCAGCACTGCTCGTTCAATGAACGCCGTGCCGAACAGGCGGAGCGCGAACTGATCAAGGTGAAGCTGCTGACGTACCTCACCGATCACATCGGATTGGAATTCGATGCTGTGATTACCGGCGTGCAAAAGTTCGGGTTTTTCTGCCAGGGACTAGAGCTTCCCGCCGAAGGACTGGTGCATATCTCAACATTGGCCGAGGATTTCTACGACTACGAACAGGAATCGCATCGAATTGTCGGACGCCGCTCGGGACAGGAATACCGTTTGGGAGGCACGGTGCGGGTGGTGGTCACGCACGTCGATGTCGATCGCCGTGAATTGAATTTCCGCGTCTTGGCAACAACGGAGAATTCGACAGCGACTAAAAATTCGTCTGCAAAGAAAAAGCAAACAAAAAAACGGCAGCCCCCCCCAAAAGGCACCAAGTCCTCGTCGAAAAAAGCGGGTAAGCAGCCCCGCAAGAAATCGAATAAGAAGAAGGCGGCGGCAAGCCGGGAAAAAGCCAAACGAAAGAAAAAGGCCAAGAAGCAGATGGCTGCTCCGAAAAAGGGGGCACACAAAAAACGTTCTCCCGCAAGCGGAAAAGTCGGCAAACGCCGTCGTAACAAGCGGGGCGGGGCATGA
- a CDS encoding succinate dehydrogenase cytochrome b subunit — protein MTSLIRALSSSIGKKLLMGITGLALCGFLVVHLSGNMLLYVGAEQYDAYAHALHSQKFLLPIAETGLFILLIMHIALGIITARENWAARAVPYDMQRSKVVETTSKGAPNFASKYMFLTGLVVLMFLLVHIGHFKLGVISPGPEGATEFANAARILSQSFTHVVYLAGTLVLGFHLLHGFQSAFQSLGINHPKYTKPIKIFGILFAMTIGLGFASFPLMGILGYFSEKTPPPAVEASETTTPEAATDPK, from the coding sequence TTGACCTCGCTGATTCGAGCCTTGTCGTCGTCGATCGGCAAGAAGCTCTTGATGGGCATCACCGGTCTGGCACTTTGCGGATTTTTGGTCGTACACCTATCGGGAAACATGTTGTTGTACGTCGGTGCTGAGCAGTACGACGCCTATGCCCATGCGCTGCATTCGCAAAAGTTTTTGCTGCCCATCGCCGAAACCGGGTTGTTCATCCTGTTGATCATGCATATCGCGCTGGGAATCATCACAGCCCGCGAAAACTGGGCCGCCCGCGCAGTGCCGTACGACATGCAACGCTCCAAAGTTGTTGAAACAACCTCTAAAGGGGCGCCGAATTTTGCCAGCAAGTACATGTTCCTCACCGGACTCGTCGTGCTGATGTTCCTGCTCGTTCATATCGGGCATTTTAAATTGGGTGTGATCTCACCCGGTCCGGAAGGGGCCACGGAATTCGCCAATGCTGCCCGAATTCTCAGCCAATCCTTTACCCACGTTGTGTATCTGGCCGGGACCTTGGTGTTGGGATTTCACCTTCTGCATGGATTTCAAAGTGCGTTTCAATCTTTGGGAATCAATCACCCGAAATACACCAAACCGATTAAGATTTTTGGGATTCTGTTTGCGATGACGATCGGCTTGGGATTTGCTTCTTTTCCACTGATGGGAATCTTGGGGTATTTTTCGGAGAAGACCCCGCCGCCGGCTGTGGAGGCATCTGAAACCACGACTCCGGAAGCAGCGACAGACCCCAAATGA
- a CDS encoding fumarate reductase/succinate dehydrogenase flavoprotein subunit → MSVVSETTLDAKVPSGPIEDKWEKHRFEMKLVAPNNKRKFDVVVVGTGLAGASAAASLAELGYNVTSLCIQDSPRRAHSIAAQGGINAAKNYPNDGDSVKRLFYDTVKGGDYRSREANVYRLAQVSGSIIDQCVAQGVPFAREYGGLLANRTFGGAQVSRTFYARGQTGQQLLLGAYGSLMRQVGHGKVKMFPRREMLDVVVVDGVARGVVARNLVTGEIESYAGHAVLLCTGGYGNAYYLSTNAKGCNVTAAWRAYKRGAYFANPCYTQIHPTCIPVSGDYQSKLTLMSESLRNDGRVWVPKDADDKRKPREIPEEDRDYYLERRYPAFGNMVPRDVASRAAKERCDAGYGVGSTGKSVYLDFKDAIARDGEDVIRQKYGNLFHMYQKITDEDPYHAPMRIYPAVHYTMGGLWVDYNLESTIPGMFVLGEANFSDHGANRLGASALMQGLADGYFVAPYTIGNHLASVKLPRVTTHHPAFQEAVVDARNQTEAMLNINGNRSVDSIHRELGHIMWDHCGMSRSDAGLREAIEKIRTLREEFWQNVKVLGEGETLNQNLEYAGRLADFLEFGELLAKDALERKESCGGHFREEYQTGENEARRDDDDFCHVAAWQYNGAASEPTRHTEPLSFETVKLTQRSYK, encoded by the coding sequence ATGAGCGTCGTCTCGGAAACGACTTTGGATGCGAAAGTTCCCTCGGGACCGATCGAAGACAAATGGGAGAAACACCGCTTCGAAATGAAGTTGGTGGCTCCCAATAACAAACGCAAATTCGATGTCGTCGTTGTGGGCACCGGTTTGGCGGGCGCATCGGCGGCCGCCTCCTTGGCCGAATTGGGCTACAACGTTACGAGCCTGTGCATTCAAGACTCCCCCCGCCGGGCACATAGTATTGCCGCCCAAGGGGGCATTAACGCCGCCAAAAACTATCCCAACGACGGCGATAGTGTGAAGCGGTTGTTTTATGACACCGTTAAGGGGGGCGATTATCGTAGCCGCGAAGCCAATGTCTATCGCTTGGCCCAAGTCAGCGGCTCGATCATTGATCAATGCGTCGCACAGGGAGTCCCGTTCGCGCGTGAATACGGCGGGTTGCTGGCCAACCGCACCTTTGGTGGGGCACAAGTCTCACGGACGTTTTACGCTCGGGGCCAAACCGGACAACAACTGTTACTGGGTGCTTACGGATCGTTGATGCGGCAAGTGGGGCATGGCAAAGTCAAAATGTTCCCCCGCCGAGAAATGCTCGACGTGGTGGTCGTCGATGGTGTCGCCCGCGGAGTGGTCGCCCGGAATCTCGTTACGGGTGAGATCGAATCGTACGCCGGTCATGCGGTTTTGCTCTGCACAGGCGGATATGGCAACGCCTATTACCTCTCGACGAACGCCAAGGGCTGTAACGTCACAGCAGCATGGCGAGCTTATAAACGGGGCGCGTATTTCGCCAATCCTTGTTACACACAGATTCATCCCACCTGCATTCCAGTATCAGGCGATTATCAATCGAAGCTGACGTTGATGAGCGAAAGCTTGCGGAATGACGGCCGGGTCTGGGTTCCCAAGGATGCAGACGACAAACGCAAACCCCGGGAAATTCCCGAAGAGGATCGCGACTATTATCTGGAACGGCGTTATCCCGCCTTCGGCAATATGGTCCCCCGCGACGTCGCCTCACGCGCCGCCAAGGAACGCTGTGACGCAGGTTATGGAGTCGGATCAACCGGCAAATCGGTCTATCTGGACTTCAAAGACGCGATTGCCCGCGATGGCGAAGATGTGATTCGTCAAAAGTACGGCAATCTGTTTCACATGTATCAAAAGATTACCGACGAGGACCCGTACCACGCGCCGATGCGAATCTATCCCGCCGTGCATTACACAATGGGCGGATTGTGGGTCGACTACAATCTTGAAAGCACGATCCCGGGCATGTTTGTGCTGGGCGAAGCCAATTTCTCAGACCATGGTGCCAACCGCTTAGGGGCCAGTGCACTGATGCAAGGACTGGCGGACGGATACTTCGTCGCTCCCTACACGATCGGCAACCATCTGGCCAGCGTCAAATTACCACGGGTCACGACGCATCATCCGGCGTTTCAAGAGGCGGTTGTTGATGCCCGCAATCAGACCGAAGCGATGCTCAACATCAACGGCAATCGCTCAGTTGACAGCATTCACCGCGAACTGGGACACATCATGTGGGACCATTGTGGCATGTCTCGCAGCGATGCCGGCTTGAGAGAAGCGATCGAAAAAATCCGTACTTTACGCGAGGAGTTCTGGCAAAACGTCAAGGTGCTCGGTGAGGGAGAAACGCTCAATCAAAATCTGGAATACGCCGGCCGATTGGCCGACTTTCTGGAGTTCGGCGAATTGCTTGCCAAAGATGCACTGGAGCGTAAGGAATCGTGCGGCGGGCACTTCCGCGAGGAATATCAAACCGGTGAAAATGAAGCCCGCCGGGACGACGATGACTTCTGCCACGTCGCCGCTTGGCAATACAACGGCGCGGCCTCAGAGCCGACACGTCATACCGAGCCGCTCAGCTTTGAAACCGTGAAACTCACCCAGAGGAGTTATAAATAA
- a CDS encoding succinate dehydrogenase/fumarate reductase iron-sulfur subunit, whose amino-acid sequence MSELNLTLKVWRQATGDAQGEFKLYQLRGVSTEMSFLEMLDVLNEKLISENEEPVAFDHDCREGICGTCSLMINGQAHGPDNETTTCQLHMRKFRDGDTIVVEPWRARAFPVVRDLVVDRSALDRVVSVGGYVSVNCGSAQDANALPVPKQDADRAMDAASCIGCGACVAACKNASAMLFVGAKVSQMALLPQGKPERANRVLNMVAQMDEEGFGACTNTAECEAACPAGISLENIARLNREYFKASLTSSR is encoded by the coding sequence ATGAGTGAACTGAATTTGACGCTCAAGGTTTGGCGACAAGCCACGGGCGACGCACAAGGTGAGTTCAAACTGTATCAACTGCGCGGTGTTTCGACCGAAATGTCGTTCTTGGAAATGCTGGACGTACTGAACGAAAAGTTGATTTCTGAGAACGAAGAGCCGGTGGCGTTTGACCACGATTGCCGCGAAGGAATTTGCGGCACATGTAGCTTGATGATCAACGGTCAAGCGCACGGTCCAGACAACGAAACTACGACCTGCCAATTGCACATGCGAAAATTTCGCGACGGCGATACGATTGTGGTCGAGCCGTGGCGGGCACGAGCCTTTCCGGTTGTGCGGGATTTGGTCGTCGACCGCAGCGCGCTGGACCGCGTGGTTTCTGTCGGCGGTTACGTATCGGTCAATTGCGGCAGCGCTCAAGACGCCAATGCCCTGCCGGTTCCCAAACAGGACGCCGACCGTGCCATGGACGCCGCGTCGTGCATCGGCTGCGGAGCCTGTGTTGCCGCTTGTAAGAATGCTTCGGCCATGTTGTTTGTCGGCGCCAAGGTCTCGCAAATGGCGTTGTTGCCGCAAGGCAAGCCGGAACGCGCAAACCGCGTGCTGAACATGGTGGCCCAAATGGATGAAGAAGGCTTCGGGGCCTGCACCAACACGGCGGAATGCGAAGCAGCTTGTCCAGCGGGAATTTCACTGGAAAACATCGCCCGCCTCAATCGCGAGTACTTCAAGGCATCGCTCACGTCATCGCGGTGA
- the thiO gene encoding glycine oxidase ThiO: MSDVIVIGGGVIGLSIAYELSGRGASVTVVDQGPLGREASWAGAGMLPPTAEAGTAEPALRLQSASHRLWPQFSEALQAETGIDNGYRRSGGLEVRYGGPSDALHNDIEFAQQRGVEVEALTPQAARQYEPNLVDTISSAYRLPQMAQIRNPQHVKALMAACTARGVRIMAGTPVYGFERSGEKIIGVNTSDGMLKAGQFLVSAGSWSQQILQTVGCNVTTQPVRGQIVLLYAQPLPFSHILLYGRKYLVPRPDGRILVGATVESVGFNKTNTAEGLSELLDFAKYLVPCLMEATFERAWAGLRPRSADGLPYLGRAPGTENLFVATGHFRDGLQLSPITGTVMAALMLGEEPVLCLDDYACDRQRPTVDVGSES, translated from the coding sequence ATGTCGGACGTGATTGTGATTGGCGGCGGGGTAATCGGATTGTCGATTGCCTATGAACTATCTGGGCGGGGCGCCTCGGTGACGGTTGTCGATCAAGGTCCGCTCGGTCGTGAAGCGTCGTGGGCCGGTGCCGGAATGTTACCGCCGACCGCCGAGGCGGGAACCGCCGAACCCGCTTTGCGTTTGCAATCCGCCAGCCATCGACTCTGGCCGCAATTCAGTGAGGCGTTGCAAGCGGAAACAGGTATCGACAACGGATACCGACGCTCCGGCGGGCTGGAGGTTCGCTACGGCGGACCGTCGGACGCATTGCACAACGACATCGAATTCGCCCAGCAACGCGGCGTCGAGGTCGAGGCCTTAACTCCTCAAGCCGCACGCCAGTACGAACCGAATTTGGTGGACACTATTTCCTCCGCCTATCGACTTCCGCAAATGGCACAGATTCGCAATCCGCAGCATGTCAAAGCATTGATGGCCGCTTGCACGGCGCGCGGCGTGCGGATTATGGCAGGGACACCCGTTTACGGATTTGAGCGTAGCGGTGAGAAAATCATCGGCGTGAATACAAGTGACGGTATGCTGAAAGCCGGCCAGTTCTTGGTCTCCGCCGGCAGTTGGTCGCAACAGATTTTGCAGACCGTCGGCTGCAATGTGACGACTCAGCCAGTGCGTGGGCAAATCGTTTTACTCTACGCGCAGCCTTTGCCCTTCAGCCACATCCTTTTGTACGGTAGAAAGTATCTCGTGCCGCGACCCGATGGTCGAATTTTAGTGGGCGCAACCGTCGAATCGGTTGGCTTCAATAAAACCAACACCGCCGAGGGGTTGAGCGAACTCTTGGATTTTGCCAAATACCTTGTGCCGTGTTTAATGGAAGCGACATTCGAACGCGCCTGGGCGGGTTTGCGGCCGCGTTCGGCGGATGGGTTGCCTTATTTGGGACGCGCGCCCGGCACGGAAAACCTGTTCGTCGCCACAGGGCATTTTCGTGATGGCCTGCAACTCTCTCCGATTACTGGAACAGTGATGGCCGCATTGATGCTGGGGGAAGAACCGGTATTGTGTTTAGATGATTATGCCTGTGATCGGCAACGACCGACTGTGGATGTGGGGAGCGAGTCATGA